A part of Candida albicans SC5314 chromosome 2, complete sequence genomic DNA contains:
- the SOD6 gene encoding Sod6p (Copper-containing superoxide dismutase; gene family includes SOD1, SOD4, SOD5, and SOD6; gene may contain an intron; Hap43-repressed; flow model and rat catheter biofilm induced), with protein sequence MIFIPIIILIYLVSIAASDKSPKIKKNPRNVVAVADFPFGGDTQVKGNVVFSAKEGKHVNVHIDMTGLPKDEGPFFYHIHERSVPGNGNCEAVGLHFNPYNASPVCDEQKNDAYCQVGDLSGKHGCINTTCFELKYSDPYLSLNRKSKSYIIGKSVVFHYPNLTKIACADIEEANELRLQSLIDEYTQTDDAIQLKELNTPLETDYKFDEVEALSSEIYHSDTDSDPPQQELISTEKLYNKTDNVYSPEETRPSDQNKKSHRHSLLPLAKWKKNSPKNYSNISIHGISSDCLNDGMMVTGSVFGSLVLGIAAGIFV encoded by the coding sequence ATGATCTTTATTCCCATTATCATATTAATCTATCTAGTTTCAATAGCTGCTTCAGACAAGTCACCtaaaatcaagaaaaaccCTAGAAACGTCGTTGCTGTTGCAGACTTTCCCTTTGGAGGTGATACACAGGTCAAAGGAAACGTGGTGTTTAGTGCTAAAGAAGGTAAACATGTCAACGTCCATATTGATATGACAGGGTTGCCCAAAGATGAAGGACCATTTTTCTACCATATACATGAACGGTCTGTTCCAGGAAACGGCAATTGCGAAGCAGTTGGGTTGCATTTTAATCCTTATAATGCTAGTCCAGTTTGCgatgaacaaaaaaacgATGCCTACTGTCAAGTGGGCGACTTGCTGGGGAAACATGGTTGTATCAACACAACTTGCTTTGAGTTGAAATACAGCGACCCTTATTTGTCGTTAAACAGAAAATCAAAGTCCTATATTATTGGAAAGTCGGTGGTGTTCCATTATCCGAATTTGACGAAAATTGCTTGTGCTGATATTGAAGAGGCAAACGAGTTGAGACTACAGAGTTTGATTGACGAATACACCCAAACCGATGACGCCATTCAATTAAAGGAACTAAATACTCCTCTTGAAACCGATTACAAATTTGACGAGGTAGAAGCGTTATCATCGGAAATTTACCATTCTGATACCGACTCCGACCCACCTCAACAAGAGTTAATTCTGACAGAAAAGTTATATAACAAAACTGACAACGTCTACAGCCCAGAAGAAACTAGGCCCAGCGACCAGAACAAAAAGAGTCACCGGCACTCCTTGCTACCCTTGGctaaatggaaaaaaaatagccCCAAAAACTATTCCAACATTTCTATCCACGGAATCTCTAGTGATTGTCTCAATGATGGTATGATGGTCACCGGTTCGGTCTTTGGTTCTCTCGTATTGGGAATAGCTGCAGGAATATTTGTTTAG
- the STF2 gene encoding Stf2p (Protein involved in ATP biosynthesis; repressed in hyphae; repressed by Efg1, Hap43; transcript upregulated in clinical isolates from HIV+ patients with oral candidiasis; rat catheter, flow model and Spider biofilm induced): MTRTNKWTVHEKRPQEPKWFTHNGHSDTDPTKVKKNGAGKNNWGQPGDELDDNEVRHYQKSSGRRNSNHEMNQERLNNLNDKLDNQLMN; encoded by the coding sequence ATGACTAGAACTAACAAATGGACTGTACATGAAAAGAGACCTCAAGAACCAAAATGGTTTACACACAATGGCCACTCCGATACCGATCCAACCAAAGTAAAGAAGAATGGTGCTGGTAAGAACAATTGGGGTCAACCAGGTGATGAATTAGATGACAATGAGGTTCGTCATTACCAAAAGTCTTCAGGTAGAAGAAACTCCAACCACGAAATGAATCAGGAGAGATTAAACAACTTGAATGACAAATTAGATaaccaattgatgaattag
- a CDS encoding arginyltransferase (Ortholog(s) have arginyltransferase activity, role in protein arginylation and cytoplasm localization) has translation MIVTPPRYFGDGDCGYCKDSKKQDHYALESQMGSNLPRQSVTIGSSIWQMSCKEYDELINTGFRRSGTFLYKTDLLRSCCRLYTIRTKLEMCKLTKEHRKVVNRFIKEICPELPQPKKNTFDLNRLYEAQLQSKRFKTRFEPSKFSKEKFELYKKYQVSVHNDDPDDVTESSFKRFLCDTPFPDDEVDGDKDQFEGLELKNWGESTKPRIGPTHELYFLDGKLIAISILDFLPSGVSSIYFIWDPGYAHLSLGTLSGLKEMQMCDKLNYSWYYLGYYIEDCVKMKYKSKFGGELLDLCNEVYFPLEIVDPYIKNGRLFVIGEKDDEYDSELEIESLGAPLDYKDSDFYEKKLVNIAEDIYGDEKVEADAKKAKQILKVKYQIDSKDSQKRLPNVVPGMIPLWQILEWFDMGTIDEEFVVEIFMGEKMFEYSLDELNGEGRAIVVDCIRAFGLEKVQDMVITL, from the coding sequence ATGATTGTGACACCACCACGTTATTTTGGAGATGGAGACTGTGGGTATTGTAAGGATTCAAAGAAACAAGATCACTATGCATTGGAATCACAAATGGGATCCAACTTGCCCCGGCAATCAGTCACAATTGGTTCGTCAATTTGGCAAATGTCGTGCAAAGAATACGACGAATTGATAAACACCGGGTTCAGGAGGTCAGGAACATTTTTGTACAAAACCGACTTGCTAAGAAGCTGTTGCAGGTTATACACAATCAGAACAAAACTCGAAATGTGTAAATTGACGAAAGAGCACAGAAAGGTGGTCAATCGATTCATTAAAGAGATATGTCCCGAATTGCCCCAGCCCAAGAAAAACACTTTTGACTTGAACAGATTATATGAGGCACAACTTCAATCAAAACGATTCAAAACTAGGTTTGAGCcatcaaaattttctaaagaaaagtttgaattgtataaaaaatatcaagTGTCGGTGCATAACGATGACCCAGACGATGTGACTGAATCTTCATTCAAAAGGTTTCTATGCGACACGCCGTTCCCTGACGACGAAGTTGATGGAGACAAGGACCAATTTGAAGGACTTGAACTCAAAAATTGGGGAGAATCAACAAAACCACGAATTGGTCCTACCCACGAACTATATTTCTTGGATGGGAAATTAATTGCCATCTCCATTCTTGACTTCCTACCATCGGGCGTTTCTTCcatatattttatttgggACCCCGGCTATGCACATTTGAGTTTGGGCACTTTATCTGGACTAAAAGAGATGCAAATGTGTGACAAGCTAAATTACTCGTGGTACTATTTGGGATACTATATTGAGGATTGCGTCAAAATGAAGTATAAACTGAAATTTGGTGGTGAATTATTGGATTTGTGCAATGAAGTATATTTCCCATTAGAGATTGTTGATCCGTATATAAAGAACGGTAGACTATTTGTCATTGGTGAAAAGGACGACGAGTACGATTCAGAGCTTGAGATTGAGAGTTTAGGAGCTCCGTTAGACTATAAAGATAGTGATTTTTATGAGAAAAAGCTAGTCAACATTGCTGAGGACATTTACGGGGACGAAAAGGTCGAGGCAGATGCTAAAAAGGCCAAGCAAATCTTAAAAGtcaaatatcaaattgatcTGAAAGACTCTCAAAAAAGATTGCCCAATGTCGTACCGGGAATGATTCCTCTTTGGCAAATTCTCGAATGGTTTGATATGGGtacaattgatgaagaattcgttgttgaaatatttatGGGCGAAAAAATGTTTGAATATTCTCTTGACGAACTTAATGGTGAAGGGAGAGCAATCGTGGTTGACTGTATCAGAGCTTTTGGGCTAGAAAAAGTACAGGATATGGTGATTACGTTGTGA
- the MUQ1 gene encoding ethanolamine-phosphate cytidylyltransferase (Putative choline phosphate cytidylyltransferase/phosphoethanolamine cytidylyltransferase; repressed in hyphae compared vs yeast; Hap43-repressed; flow model biofilm induced; Spider biofilm repressed), whose product MYERPEGIENCRIWIDGCFDFAHHGHAGAMLQARQLGKELYVGVHSDEEILANKGPTVIKLDERITAVEACKWTTKAIANAPYVTDPKFMDEYGCPYVVHGDDITTDANGEDCYQVVKDMGRFVVVKRTPNISTTDLVGRMLLMSKDHHYPAISRTTESLLTKDNLDRFKRYATDETGLNPGSGVYLNRGELEEIVSPKAEIGDIVYIDGGFDLFHPGHIEILKIVQQEATKLGAKVVVGIHDDAEVNQYKGLNYPIMNLLERSLCVLQCRYVDGIILGAPYVPTPEFFSKLGKSKVVKVYHGPTEIDKGVYDKIDSSVYETIGKHKYDDMNTEFIVNRVLANKQAYEERQKRKGWKAEIEKKLQQSEQSQQ is encoded by the exons ATGTACGAAAGGCCAGaaggaattgaaaattgtcGAATCTGGATTGATGGGTGCTTTGATTTTGCTCACCATG GCCACGCGGGGGCAATGTTACAAGCACGTCAATTGGGTAAGGAGTTGTATGTTGGTGTACACTCTGACGAAGAAATTTTGGCTAATAAGGGTCCCACAGTTATTAAATTGGATGAGAGAATTACTGCTGTTGAAGCATGTAAATGGACCACAAAGGCAATTGCCAACGCACCATATGTTACTGATCCCAAATTTATGGATGAATATGGGTGTCCATATGTTGTTCATGGAGACGATATAACAACTGATGCCAATGGTGAGGACTGTTATCAGGTAGTCAAGGATATGGGCagatttgttgttgttaaacGTACTCCGAACATTTCCACTACTGATTTGGTTGGCAGAATGTTGTTAATGTCCAAAGACCATCACTATCCAGCAATTCTGAGAACTACCGAAAGCTTGTTGACCAAAGACAATTTGGATAGATTTAAACGATACGCCACCGACGAGACTGGGTTGAATCCAGGATCTGGTGTTTATTTGAATCGTGGCGAATTGGAAGAGATAGTTAGTCCTAAAGCTGAGATTGGTGATATTGTCTACATTGACGGTGGCTTTGATTTGTTCCACCCAGGACATATCGAAATACTCAAAATTGTACAACAAGAGGCCACAAAGTTAGGAGCcaaagttgttgttggtattCATGATGATGCTGAGGTCAATCAATACAAGGGGCTAAACTACCCAATAATGAATCTTTTGGAAAGATCGTTATGTGTTTTGCAATGCAGATATGTTGATGGAATAATATTAGGCGCACCATATGTCCCAACACCAGAGTTCTTTAGCAAATTGGGCAAGTCTAAGGTTGTTAAAGTGTACCACGGTCCAACTGAGATAGATAAAGGCGTTTATGATAAAATCGATCTGTCTGTTTACGAGACAATAGGTAAACACAAGTATGACGACATGAATACTGAGTTTATTGTCAACAGAGTGTTGGCCAACAAGCAGGCTTATGaagaaagacaaaaaagaaagggtTGGAAAGCAGagattgaaaagaaattgcaACAATCCGAACAGTCACAACAATGA
- the RPL38 gene encoding 60S ribosomal protein eL38 (60S ribosomal ribosomal protein subunit; genes encoding cytoplasmic ribosomal subunits, translation factors, tRNA synthetases are downregulated upon phagocytosis by murine macrophage): MAREIKDIKEFVELARRSDIKSAIVKVNAKVNANGKKFKQTKFKVRGSRYQYTLVVNDASKAKKLQQSLPPTLKITNL, encoded by the coding sequence ATGGCTAGAGAAATCAAGGATATCAAAGAATTCGTCGAATTGGCTAGAAGATCAGACATCAAATCTGCTATTGTCAAAGTTAACGCCAAGGTCAATGCTAACGgtaaaaaattcaaacaaacCAAATTCAAGGTCAGAGGTTCAAGATACCAATACACTTTAGTTGTCAACGATGCTTCTAAAGCtaaaaaattacaacaatCTTTACCACCAACCTTAAAAATCACCAACTTGTAA
- a CDS encoding transcription factor IIF subunit (Ortholog(s) have transcription factor activity, core RNA polymerase II binding activity and role in transcription elongation from RNA polymerase II promoter, transcriptional start site selection at RNA polymerase II promoter) yields MSSIKTSPTKKTSESTTKQDTPNDQTNIENFDEEPSMLSDPEDYLEENETLDMNLSKGDQKVWLVKLPKYLMDDWSNPDSMNGQQLGNVKIKKDARGKLQVKLLLDNKNDRIPKEYDIKMLNTQVRNSYVFTEENLKKFKQEVTEVSDMPEQPQLKELNPEKKKFQVRRKFKYFRVQKEGENGQPVKKYIPFVKTIPKKTSLMGKVCHDCTVVPARTGSKHGESLMKHQNMTQGKERPKVTLLNEIPGVIQSNAGPSIKGNAASIFLKSTQGKNKSEGRAIRMPKKDLLDLLFRLFEEYEYWSMKGLKERTRQPESYLKESLESIATLIKRGPYTSKYTLKAEYRRLRDAERAVRLGLDEDDQNKENNEDEDEDEEMEDVV; encoded by the coding sequence ATGAGTTCGATTAAAACAAGTCCAACCAAAAAGACATCTGAATCCACTACCAAACAAGATACCCCCAATGATCAGACtaatattgaaaactttGATGAAGAGCCATCCATGCTCTCGGATCCTGAAGATTATTTAGAGGAAAATGAAACATTGGATATGAATCTCTCCAAGGGGGATCAGAAAGTGTGGTTAGTTAAACTACCAAAGTATTTAATGGATGATTGGTCCAACCCCGACTCGATGAATGGCCAACAATTGGGTAATGTGAAGATAAAAAAGGACGCACGGGGTAAATTACAGGTTAAATTGTTATTGGACAACAAGAACGACAGGATACCAAAAGAGTATGATATCAAAATGTTAAACACCCAAGTCCGCAATTCGTATGTGTTCACCGAagagaatttgaaaaagttcAAACAAGAAGTGACTGAAGTTTCGGATATGCCAGAGCAGCCACAACTAAAAGAGTTGAATCcagaaaagaagaagttcCAAGTAAGACGAAAATTTAAATACTTTAGGGTACAGAAAGAGGGAGAGAATGGCCAACCAGTTAAGAAGTATATTCCGTTTGTTAAAACAATCCCGAAAAAGACAAGTTTAATGGGTAAAGTGTGCCACGATTGCACAGTGGTACCAGCAAGGACGGGCCTGAAACATGGCGAATCGTTAATGAAACATCAAAATATGACCCAAGGAAAGGAACGACCAAAAGTTACGTTGTTGAATGAGATCCCTGGGGTCATTCAATCTAATGCAGGTCCGTCAATTAAAGGAAATGCCGCCTCTATATTCTTGAAGTCGACTCAAGGTAAAAACAAAAGTGAAGGCAGAGCCATCAGAATGCCCAAAAAGGATTTATTGGACTTGTTGTTTAGATTATTTGAGGAGTATGAGTATTGGTCAATGAAAGGGTTAAAGGAGAGAACAAGACAGCCTGAATCGTACTTGAAGGAATCGTTAGAATCCATTGCTACTTTAATCAAGAGAGGGCCATATACATCAAAGTATACGTTAAAGGCAGAATACAGAAGATTAAGAGATGCCGAACGAGCTGTCAGACTCGGCTTGGATGAGGATGACCAgaataaagaaaacaacGAAGACGAGGacgaagatgaagaaatggAAGATGTAGTATAA